Proteins encoded by one window of Lactobacillus paragasseri:
- a CDS encoding YjzD family protein, with translation MRYIITMVWSCIFCEVIGFIAASLTQMQFNPMQSLIIGAVFGLLFAIIIPAITAKSYKDKSKYNKL, from the coding sequence ATGCGCTATATTATTACTATGGTTTGGTCATGCATTTTTTGCGAAGTTATCGGTTTTATCGCTGCATCTTTAACTCAGATGCAATTTAATCCTATGCAATCTTTGATTATTGGCGCAGTCTTTGGCTTGCTATTCGCAATTATTATTCCCGCCATTACTGCCAAGAGTTACAAAGACAAGAGTAAGTACAACAAACTTTAA
- a CDS encoding bifunctional metallophosphatase/5'-nucleotidase — MKLVILHSSDTHGFLMPTDYQNKDNYDAPISLSRVSSVVKSEKEKYGADNVLVTDSGDCLQGSPLASYTQKLPEDEGLRKFTEAYNEVGYDARALGNHDFNYGLDYLSYYVDNNRAPFINDNVLDADTNVPFFGKEYTIVEKAGLKIGIMGITTQYISHWESEDHIKGLKFVSGYEVLAKLAKKLRPQVDILCALYHGGFESDPLTGKATEPHTGENEGYKILTEIPEIDVFLTGHQHRRLNLVTRNTAIVQPGYRGEAVGKVIIDFDKDTNGKVKINEMTTELIDSKDYAPDPAIEKIIKSLDEETQKWLDQPIAHLSEPAPIDDAIKGRIEGAPFINLIQQMQLWFTGADVSATAIMSESAHGFSKNVTMREVLLNYPYANQLCIVKLTGKELKEIIEYSAGFLEKDKDGKIKFIDRWITPKPMLYHFDLFYPVKYEADLSRPVGHRLTKVTLNGKDLEDDKVYKLAVNNYRALGGGFYPAYSMDKIEKIFDQDYVQMFSEYLTHGDIKVDTAKNYKFY; from the coding sequence ATGAAATTAGTTATATTACACTCAAGTGATACGCATGGCTTTTTGATGCCAACTGATTATCAAAATAAAGACAACTATGATGCTCCAATTTCTCTTAGTCGCGTAAGTAGCGTGGTTAAAAGTGAAAAAGAAAAATATGGTGCAGACAATGTCCTAGTTACTGATAGCGGAGATTGTCTACAAGGTTCACCCTTAGCTAGCTATACTCAAAAGTTGCCTGAAGACGAAGGATTGCGTAAATTTACTGAAGCTTATAATGAAGTGGGATATGATGCGCGTGCATTAGGTAACCATGACTTTAATTATGGTTTGGATTATTTATCGTACTATGTTGATAACAATCGTGCTCCATTTATCAATGATAATGTTTTAGATGCAGATACTAATGTACCTTTCTTTGGAAAAGAATATACAATTGTTGAAAAAGCTGGTCTAAAGATAGGTATTATGGGAATTACTACTCAGTATATCTCTCACTGGGAGTCAGAGGATCATATTAAAGGCTTAAAGTTTGTTTCTGGTTATGAAGTACTTGCTAAATTAGCTAAAAAATTGCGTCCACAAGTAGATATTCTTTGTGCTCTATATCACGGTGGTTTTGAAAGTGATCCATTGACTGGTAAAGCAACTGAGCCTCATACAGGCGAAAATGAGGGCTATAAGATTTTAACTGAAATCCCGGAAATTGATGTCTTTTTAACTGGACACCAACATCGCCGCTTGAACTTAGTTACTCGTAACACGGCCATTGTTCAGCCAGGCTACCGCGGAGAAGCAGTAGGTAAAGTGATCATTGATTTTGATAAAGACACGAATGGTAAAGTTAAAATCAATGAGATGACTACCGAATTGATTGATAGTAAAGATTATGCACCAGATCCAGCAATTGAAAAGATCATTAAGAGTCTTGATGAAGAAACACAAAAATGGCTAGATCAACCTATTGCGCATTTATCTGAACCTGCACCAATTGATGACGCTATCAAGGGCAGAATTGAGGGAGCACCTTTTATCAATCTTATTCAACAAATGCAACTTTGGTTTACTGGAGCAGATGTTTCAGCAACAGCAATTATGTCTGAATCTGCCCATGGCTTTTCAAAGAATGTAACAATGCGCGAAGTATTATTAAACTATCCATATGCAAATCAACTCTGCATTGTTAAGTTGACTGGAAAAGAATTAAAAGAAATTATTGAATATTCAGCTGGATTCTTAGAAAAAGATAAAGACGGTAAAATCAAATTTATTGATCGTTGGATTACACCTAAGCCAATGCTTTATCATTTTGATCTTTTCTACCCAGTAAAATATGAAGCTGATCTTTCAAGACCAGTTGGTCATCGATTGACTAAAGTAACCTTAAATGGGAAAGATCTTGAAGATGATAAGGTATACAAGTTAGCTGTCAATAATTATCGTGCTTTAGGCGGAGGATTTTATCCAGCTTACAGCATGGATAAGATTGAAAAGATCTTTGATCAGGACTACGTTCAAATGTTTAGCGAATACCTAACTCATGGTGATATTAAGGTAGATACTGCTAAAAACTACAAATTTTATTAA
- the rpmF gene encoding 50S ribosomal protein L32, with the protein MAVPARKTSKQKKRSRRGHIKLTTPAMHYDATTGEYRLSHRVSPKGFYKGRQVANEKKQQNND; encoded by the coding sequence ATGGCAGTTCCTGCAAGAAAAACTTCTAAGCAAAAGAAACGTTCACGTCGTGGTCATATTAAATTAACCACACCAGCAATGCATTACGATGCTACTACTGGTGAATACCGTTTAAGCCACCGCGTTTCACCAAAGGGCTTTTACAAAGGCCGTCAAGTTGCTAACGAAAAAAAGCAACAAAATAACGATTAA
- a CDS encoding lipopolysaccharide assembly protein LapA domain-containing protein codes for MNKQRNLVIGLIIVLVLVIFACLNTEPVAINFGFFQPKMPLIIVLVIMLLLGALVSLLIGKGEKVSPDVKKALAKQKKELDNKYQSEIESKDKQIAELKKVNNSEATK; via the coding sequence ATGAATAAGCAAAGAAATTTAGTAATTGGGCTAATAATTGTTTTAGTGCTTGTAATTTTCGCCTGTTTAAATACTGAACCAGTGGCAATTAATTTTGGCTTTTTCCAACCTAAAATGCCGTTGATAATTGTTTTAGTTATTATGCTTTTACTAGGTGCTTTAGTTTCACTTCTAATTGGAAAAGGAGAAAAAGTTTCTCCTGATGTAAAAAAAGCACTAGCAAAACAGAAGAAAGAATTAGATAATAAATACCAGAGTGAAATTGAATCTAAAGATAAACAGATTGCTGAATTAAAGAAAGTTAACAATTCTGAAGCTACAAAATAA
- a CDS encoding SDR family NAD(P)-dependent oxidoreductase, with protein MSNSLRDKVVVVTGASSGIGRSIVLESASRGATVILMARHQDKLEEIANEARQLSGNDVFVFPTDISKADQIDRAFNEIISHVDHIDYLVNAAGFGVFKEFLETSPQVVTEMFQTNVLGLMYFTRLVARVMIDQKAGQIINFGSIAGIVPTTKTAAYSATKAAIIQFSNVLRLELKPFGVKVMTVNPGPVYTNFFNIADESGSYANNVQRFMLDPDDVAWQVVHFFGSNRRELNLPLGLATLAKLYQIFPRIGDWASLKFASRK; from the coding sequence ATGAGTAATTCATTGAGGGATAAAGTCGTAGTAGTTACTGGAGCTTCAAGTGGTATTGGACGCTCGATTGTGTTAGAGAGTGCAAGTCGCGGCGCCACTGTCATTTTAATGGCCCGTCATCAAGATAAATTAGAAGAAATTGCTAATGAGGCTCGTCAACTTTCAGGAAACGACGTATTTGTATTTCCAACTGATATTAGTAAAGCGGATCAAATTGACCGTGCCTTTAATGAAATTATTAGTCATGTTGATCATATTGATTATCTAGTTAATGCAGCTGGTTTTGGCGTCTTTAAAGAATTTTTAGAGACTTCACCTCAAGTAGTAACTGAAATGTTCCAAACTAATGTCTTAGGCCTAATGTACTTTACTCGTCTTGTTGCTCGAGTAATGATTGACCAAAAAGCTGGTCAAATTATCAACTTCGGTTCGATTGCTGGAATTGTACCTACTACTAAAACTGCAGCATATAGTGCAACTAAGGCAGCTATTATTCAATTTTCAAATGTTTTACGTTTAGAATTAAAGCCATTTGGTGTTAAGGTTATGACAGTAAATCCTGGACCAGTTTACACTAATTTCTTTAATATCGCAGATGAGAGTGGATCTTATGCAAATAATGTACAACGTTTTATGCTCGATCCTGATGATGTAGCTTGGCAAGTAGTTCATTTCTTTGGTTCTAATCGTCGCGAATTGAATTTACCATTAGGTCTAGCTACTTTAGCAAAACTTTATCAGATTTTCCCACGCATTGGTGATTGGGCAAGTTTAAAGTTTGCTAGTAGAAAGTAG
- the rnz gene encoding ribonuclease Z, with product MEIQFLGTSAGQPSKSRNVSCTALKLLDELNEVWLFDVGEATQHQILKTNIRPRKVTRIFISHTHGDHIFGLPGFLSSRSFQGDGGPLTIYGPAGIEQFVQTSLRVSKTRVSYPIKYVVLKEDGLIFENNLFAVYTARLDHRVPSFGFRVVEKPRPGELLMDKVAEYNVPNGPLLGQLKAGKTITLSNGQKLDGRDFLGKERPGRVVTIIYDTRPTENIGELADHADVLVHESTFNGDEEKMAHRYFHSTCLDAARIARDHHVGKLYLTHISARYTGKAGKQLEHEARKIFKHTRLANDLDSFEITLRG from the coding sequence ATGGAAATACAATTTTTAGGAACAAGTGCTGGGCAGCCGTCAAAGAGCAGGAATGTTTCTTGTACCGCACTTAAATTATTAGATGAATTAAATGAAGTATGGTTATTTGATGTAGGCGAAGCTACACAACATCAAATTTTAAAGACTAATATTAGACCTAGAAAGGTAACGCGAATTTTTATTTCGCATACTCATGGTGATCATATTTTTGGTTTGCCAGGTTTTCTTTCATCTCGTTCTTTTCAAGGCGATGGTGGTCCATTAACAATTTATGGGCCTGCCGGAATTGAACAATTTGTGCAAACTTCTTTGAGAGTTTCAAAAACTCGGGTATCATATCCAATTAAATACGTTGTTTTAAAAGAAGACGGTTTAATTTTTGAAAACAATCTTTTTGCCGTCTACACTGCTCGACTAGATCACCGTGTACCAAGTTTTGGTTTTCGTGTGGTTGAAAAGCCACGTCCTGGAGAGTTGCTAATGGATAAGGTGGCAGAATATAATGTGCCAAACGGTCCGCTTCTTGGTCAACTGAAAGCTGGAAAGACGATTACGTTGAGTAATGGTCAAAAGTTAGATGGACGAGATTTCCTTGGTAAAGAGCGTCCAGGCCGAGTTGTTACGATTATCTATGATACGCGTCCAACGGAAAATATTGGCGAATTAGCTGATCATGCAGATGTTCTAGTTCATGAATCTACTTTTAATGGTGATGAAGAAAAAATGGCTCATCGTTATTTCCATTCAACCTGCTTAGATGCTGCTCGTATAGCGAGAGATCATCATGTAGGAAAGCTTTATTTGACTCATATTTCTGCGCGCTATACAGGAAAAGCAGGTAAGCAACTAGAGCATGAAGCGAGAAAAATTTTTAAACATACTCGTTTAGCCAATGATTTAGACAGTTTTGAAATTACATTGAGGGGATAA
- a CDS encoding acyltransferase family protein encodes MKRKNRFITGYAGLRALAVIGVILYHLNPNRFMGGYLGVPIFLVLSGYLVTDHMFHAYEERGKYDFKSFYVRRIKKLYPQMIALLWGCSAYILLFQQNLLAKLNQIVVANLLNVYNFWQIKNGQSYFERFASNESPFVHLWTMSIEGQFYIIWPLVVFLLVKLAKKKKIIFWIITALTVFSALEMAFLFKPGVDTSRIYYGTDTRFFSLGLGAMLAVFWPTWKLNANLEKGDRRLLNVIGAIALVGILLMSTSPIFNPQKAFAYRGGMFLFSLVTMIFVGVIAHPGSSWNKWLTNPVFSWIGSRSYGIYLYQFPVMIFFEDKVKDIADHVILYHLIEIILILVIAELSYRFIEKPFGRIDWEKLRQFLSKALNLQANHYQSKALFATGIVVFILGSFGILKAPTVKAENPNHSELATQIKSNRNKQLKKNKKLIKEAQSKKKKSITSKAEILAQAKKAATTKPVNKDFEKYGISQVDLQLAQKIQVTAIGDSVMAGSSQNLQKLMPHLIVDAAVSRQLGDTIPLFEEYKKKGALNNNVLIGLGTNGAFAPKELDRLMQIIGPKRQVFWINTHVPTRDWQDQVNGELDAAAKKYPNLTIIKWHEFAGSHQDWFYDDHTHPTTEGSKFYSAYVTKTLVTKGKY; translated from the coding sequence TTGAAAAGAAAGAACCGCTTTATTACAGGCTATGCCGGACTTCGTGCTTTAGCTGTTATTGGAGTAATTCTATATCACCTTAATCCAAATCGATTTATGGGTGGATATTTGGGTGTGCCGATATTTTTAGTACTATCTGGATATTTAGTTACGGACCACATGTTTCATGCCTATGAAGAGCGGGGAAAGTATGACTTTAAGTCTTTTTATGTAAGAAGAATTAAGAAATTATATCCCCAAATGATTGCTCTTTTATGGGGATGTAGTGCCTATATCTTACTTTTTCAGCAAAATCTTTTAGCTAAATTAAATCAAATAGTAGTTGCCAACCTATTAAATGTTTATAATTTTTGGCAAATCAAGAATGGCCAAAGTTATTTTGAGCGTTTTGCTTCCAATGAATCTCCCTTCGTTCATTTATGGACAATGTCAATTGAAGGGCAGTTTTATATTATTTGGCCACTAGTAGTTTTTCTATTAGTTAAATTAGCTAAAAAGAAAAAAATAATTTTTTGGATTATTACAGCCTTAACTGTATTTTCGGCTTTAGAGATGGCGTTTTTATTTAAGCCAGGTGTTGATACAAGTAGAATTTACTATGGAACAGATACGAGATTCTTTTCATTAGGCCTGGGTGCAATGTTAGCCGTCTTTTGGCCAACATGGAAGTTAAATGCCAACCTTGAAAAAGGCGATAGACGACTCTTAAACGTAATTGGAGCAATAGCCTTAGTCGGTATTTTATTGATGTCTACTAGTCCGATTTTTAATCCACAAAAAGCTTTTGCTTACCGTGGCGGGATGTTTTTATTCTCTTTAGTAACAATGATTTTTGTAGGGGTAATTGCTCATCCTGGTAGCAGCTGGAATAAGTGGCTGACTAATCCAGTATTTAGCTGGATTGGTTCACGGTCATATGGAATTTATTTATATCAGTTTCCAGTGATGATCTTTTTTGAAGATAAGGTTAAAGATATTGCAGACCATGTAATTTTGTACCATTTAATCGAAATTATATTAATTTTAGTAATTGCAGAATTAAGTTATCGTTTTATTGAAAAACCATTTGGACGAATTGATTGGGAAAAATTGCGTCAGTTTTTATCAAAAGCCCTAAATTTACAAGCTAACCATTATCAATCAAAAGCTTTATTTGCGACTGGAATAGTTGTCTTTATTTTAGGTAGTTTTGGAATTCTTAAGGCACCAACTGTAAAAGCCGAAAATCCTAATCATTCAGAACTAGCAACTCAAATTAAATCAAACCGAAACAAGCAACTGAAAAAGAATAAAAAGTTAATTAAAGAAGCACAGTCTAAAAAGAAAAAGTCAATAACTTCAAAAGCAGAAATTTTAGCGCAAGCTAAAAAAGCAGCAACAACTAAACCCGTGAATAAAGATTTTGAAAAATATGGTATTTCTCAAGTTGACTTGCAATTAGCACAAAAAATTCAAGTAACTGCAATTGGGGATTCTGTAATGGCAGGCTCTAGTCAAAACTTGCAAAAACTAATGCCACATTTAATTGTTGATGCAGCTGTTTCTAGACAACTTGGTGACACAATTCCACTTTTTGAAGAGTATAAGAAAAAAGGTGCTTTAAATAATAATGTCTTGATCGGTTTAGGAACAAATGGTGCTTTTGCGCCTAAAGAACTTGATCGTTTAATGCAAATTATTGGACCAAAGCGACAAGTTTTTTGGATTAATACGCATGTTCCGACACGTGATTGGCAAGATCAAGTTAATGGTGAATTGGATGCAGCAGCGAAAAAATACCCTAACTTAACCATTATCAAATGGCATGAGTTTGCCGGGAGTCATCAAGATTGGTTCTATGATGATCATACGCACCCAACTACAGAAGGATCAAAGTTTTATAGTGCCTATGTAACTAAGACATTGGTTACGAAAGGAAAATATTAG
- the obgE gene encoding GTPase ObgE translates to MFVDQTKIDVQAGKGGDGAVAFRHEKYVPLGGPAGGDGGRGGSIILVADSGLRTLMDFRFRRKFKADNGENGRIKSQYGRGAKDVRLKVPMGTSVYDFNTGELLGDLVKNGQELVVAHGGKGGRGNIHFATPTRTAPEIAENGEPGEFRTLRLELKVLADVGLVGFPSVGKSTLLSVVTKAKPKIAAYEFTTLTPNLGMVVLPDGRDFSMADLPGLIEGASKGVGLGIQFLRHVERTKVILHLVSMDPNNGRDAYEDYETIRKELAGYTKDLTSKKELIVATQMDIPGSEEKLAEFKKKLGDKTVYPISSVTHQGVSELMGKTADLVEEVAKEEAEKPAEIKVAEKEYVYKKPEDDGFKVERTGEHSFVVTGNKLERLVQRTNLDHTDGIMLLARKLKRMGVDDALREKGAVNGDDVSIADFTFEFVD, encoded by the coding sequence ATGTTTGTCGACCAAACAAAAATAGATGTACAAGCAGGAAAAGGTGGCGATGGAGCAGTTGCTTTTCGTCATGAAAAATATGTTCCACTTGGCGGTCCGGCTGGTGGAGACGGCGGACGAGGCGGCAGTATTATTTTAGTCGCTGATTCCGGTTTGAGAACTTTAATGGATTTTCGCTTTAGACGTAAGTTTAAGGCAGATAATGGTGAAAATGGCCGCATTAAATCCCAATATGGTCGCGGAGCTAAAGATGTCCGCTTAAAAGTTCCAATGGGAACAAGTGTCTACGACTTTAATACCGGCGAACTTTTAGGTGACTTAGTTAAAAATGGTCAAGAGCTTGTAGTTGCTCATGGCGGAAAGGGAGGCAGAGGCAATATTCACTTTGCTACCCCAACCAGAACAGCTCCAGAAATTGCTGAAAATGGTGAGCCAGGAGAATTTCGAACCTTACGCTTAGAATTAAAGGTATTGGCAGATGTAGGACTAGTAGGATTTCCATCAGTTGGAAAGTCAACACTTCTATCTGTTGTAACTAAGGCAAAGCCGAAGATTGCAGCTTATGAATTTACTACTTTGACACCAAATTTAGGAATGGTCGTTTTGCCAGACGGACGAGACTTTTCAATGGCAGATTTACCAGGATTAATTGAAGGTGCATCTAAGGGTGTTGGACTTGGAATTCAATTTTTACGGCATGTTGAACGTACAAAAGTAATTTTGCACTTAGTTTCAATGGATCCAAATAATGGTAGAGATGCCTATGAAGATTATGAAACTATTCGTAAGGAATTAGCAGGCTACACTAAGGACTTAACAAGTAAGAAAGAACTTATTGTAGCAACGCAAATGGATATCCCTGGTAGCGAAGAAAAACTTGCTGAATTTAAGAAGAAATTAGGAGATAAGACGGTATATCCTATTTCTAGTGTTACCCATCAGGGTGTCAGCGAACTAATGGGTAAGACAGCAGATTTAGTTGAAGAAGTTGCAAAAGAAGAAGCTGAAAAACCAGCAGAAATTAAAGTTGCCGAAAAAGAATATGTTTATAAAAAGCCTGAAGATGATGGATTTAAGGTTGAACGAACTGGTGAGCATAGCTTTGTCGTTACTGGTAATAAGTTAGAGCGTCTTGTTCAAAGAACTAATCTAGATCATACTGATGGAATTATGCTCCTTGCTCGTAAATTAAAGCGGATGGGTGTAGATGATGCTTTAAGAGAAAAGGGAGCAGTAAATGGTGACGATGTATCAATAGCTGACTTCACTTTTGAATTTGTAGATTAA
- the uvrC gene encoding excinuclease ABC subunit UvrC, whose amino-acid sequence MATEHIENKLKLLPDKPGCYLMKDINGNVIYVGKSKNLKNRVRSYFKSKQVGRRAELVREIRDFDIITVSSDKESFLLEITLIKKYQPYYNVQLKQGTGYPYIEITNERDPQTRLTSIVHKDHGYYFGPYPNVYAAQATLKFIQKVWPLRRCSGHQGRPCLYYHMGQCLGACFKEVPKSAYDKQIRKIKRFLNGDISQVKQDLTEKMTQASMDLEFERAAEFRDQLKYIEQTVEKQKIISNDHTQRDIFNFYVDKSWISIQVFFLRQAKLLRRETRLFPLTDTNEPQDAFVSFIAQFYGQRNRVLPKEVLVPAGIHNEALAEVLGVTVRTPQRGQKRALLEMAHDNAKLKLDEKFRLLELGNRKTKGAQKEIFDALGLPYGHRIESFDHSHIQGADPVSALVVFTDGEPDKHEYRKYKLKGEVEHQNAADEVGNTREVVRRRYSRLLKEHKKMPDLILMDGGQIQVDACLDVLRNELNVNIPVAGMVKDDHHRTNHLIFGDPTQGEELKLIPLNPKSEGFYLMTRIQDEVHRFAITFHRRTHAKNALSSKLDEIKGIGPKSRNKLLRKFGSLKKIKEASIEELRDAGLTLPQAQTVKLSL is encoded by the coding sequence ATGGCAACGGAACACATTGAAAATAAACTAAAGCTTTTACCAGACAAACCAGGTTGTTATTTAATGAAAGATATAAATGGCAATGTGATTTATGTGGGAAAGTCTAAGAATTTAAAGAACCGCGTTCGTTCCTATTTTAAGAGTAAGCAAGTTGGTCGGCGAGCTGAACTTGTTCGTGAAATTCGTGATTTTGACATTATTACAGTTTCATCTGATAAAGAATCTTTTTTACTAGAAATTACTTTAATTAAAAAATATCAACCATACTATAACGTCCAACTAAAACAAGGTACGGGTTACCCATATATTGAAATTACTAACGAAAGGGATCCGCAAACTCGTTTAACATCAATTGTTCATAAAGATCATGGCTACTATTTTGGACCGTATCCAAATGTTTATGCGGCTCAAGCAACGCTTAAGTTTATCCAAAAGGTTTGGCCGCTAAGAAGATGTTCAGGTCATCAGGGACGCCCGTGTCTTTACTATCATATGGGACAATGTCTCGGTGCATGCTTTAAAGAGGTCCCAAAGAGCGCTTATGACAAGCAAATAAGAAAAATAAAGCGTTTCTTAAACGGCGATATTTCACAAGTTAAGCAAGACTTAACTGAAAAAATGACTCAGGCTTCAATGGATTTGGAGTTTGAGCGTGCAGCTGAATTTAGAGATCAGTTAAAATATATTGAACAAACCGTTGAAAAACAAAAAATTATTTCTAATGATCATACCCAGAGAGATATTTTTAACTTTTATGTTGATAAATCATGGATTTCGATTCAAGTATTTTTCTTAAGACAGGCTAAATTATTACGTCGGGAAACTAGATTATTTCCATTAACAGATACTAATGAACCACAGGATGCATTTGTATCTTTTATTGCGCAATTCTATGGCCAAAGAAATCGTGTTTTACCCAAAGAAGTTTTGGTCCCAGCTGGTATTCATAATGAAGCATTAGCTGAAGTTTTAGGCGTAACTGTAAGAACTCCGCAAAGAGGTCAAAAACGTGCCTTACTAGAGATGGCACATGACAATGCTAAGTTGAAGTTAGATGAAAAATTCCGCTTGTTAGAATTAGGTAATAGAAAAACTAAAGGAGCACAAAAAGAGATTTTTGATGCTTTGGGTTTACCATATGGCCATCGAATTGAAAGTTTCGACCACTCTCATATCCAAGGAGCTGATCCTGTTTCTGCCTTGGTTGTGTTTACTGATGGTGAACCAGATAAACATGAATATCGGAAGTATAAATTGAAAGGCGAAGTAGAACACCAAAATGCGGCTGACGAAGTAGGAAATACACGTGAAGTGGTGAGAAGGCGTTATAGTCGTCTTTTGAAAGAACACAAGAAAATGCCTGACCTGATTTTAATGGATGGTGGTCAAATTCAGGTTGATGCTTGCTTAGATGTGTTGAGAAATGAATTAAATGTCAATATTCCTGTAGCAGGGATGGTTAAAGACGACCATCACCGCACTAATCACTTGATTTTTGGTGATCCTACTCAAGGAGAAGAATTAAAGCTAATTCCTTTAAATCCGAAATCAGAAGGATTCTACTTAATGACAAGAATTCAGGATGAAGTTCACCGCTTTGCAATTACTTTTCATAGAAGAACTCATGCTAAAAATGCACTTTCAAGTAAGTTAGATGAGATAAAAGGGATTGGTCCTAAGTCTAGAAATAAGCTTTTGCGAAAGTTTGGATCTTTAAAGAAAATTAAAGAAGCTTCAATCGAAGAATTACGAGATGCGGGTTTAACTCTTCCACAAGCACAAACTGTTAAATTGAGTTTGTAA
- a CDS encoding nucleoside hydrolase: MKNIYFNHDGNIDDLVSLLLLLQAPDIKLIGISAIDGDGYIDPAVEACRKMVDKFNLRGDKLEVARSNSRAIHQFPKEWRMATYSFNYFPILNESGEIKTPEAALPAHLDMIDKIKKSDGPVTLVMTGPITDLARALDEDDSIQSKIDKVYWMGGSLDGHGNVVSVDADGTQEWNAFWDPEAVKRVLDSDLKIQMVGLESTEELPLTDELRQHWASLRKYPAIDLVGLGYSLIISVPNAELYLWDVLTTMSALYPELVETRQVKANVITSGLASGRMFIDPNGKEITEVTKADKDSFFEKIDKILERQ; encoded by the coding sequence ATGAAAAATATTTATTTTAATCATGATGGAAACATCGATGATTTGGTCTCACTTCTTTTACTATTGCAAGCACCTGATATCAAACTAATTGGAATTAGCGCAATTGACGGTGACGGATATATTGATCCAGCAGTAGAAGCTTGTCGAAAAATGGTAGATAAATTTAACTTACGCGGCGACAAGCTAGAAGTAGCTCGCTCAAATTCGCGTGCAATTCATCAATTTCCAAAAGAATGGCGAATGGCAACTTATTCCTTTAATTACTTCCCTATTCTAAATGAAAGTGGAGAAATTAAAACACCAGAAGCTGCTTTGCCTGCTCATTTAGACATGATTGATAAAATAAAAAAGTCAGATGGACCAGTTACCTTAGTCATGACAGGACCAATTACTGACTTAGCAAGAGCTTTAGATGAAGATGATTCTATTCAGTCAAAGATTGATAAAGTTTACTGGATGGGTGGTTCATTAGATGGACATGGCAATGTAGTTAGTGTCGATGCAGACGGAACACAGGAATGGAATGCTTTCTGGGATCCAGAAGCTGTAAAACGCGTTTTAGATTCAGACCTTAAGATTCAAATGGTTGGTCTTGAAAGTACTGAAGAACTTCCATTAACTGATGAACTTCGGCAGCACTGGGCAAGTTTAAGAAAATATCCAGCTATCGACTTAGTTGGTTTAGGATACAGTCTAATTATCTCTGTACCTAATGCAGAGCTATACTTGTGGGACGTTTTAACAACTATGTCAGCACTCTATCCTGAGCTTGTTGAAACTCGTCAGGTAAAAGCTAATGTAATCACATCAGGCTTAGCAAGTGGACGAATGTTCATTGATCCTAATGGAAAAGAAATTACTGAAGTTACAAAAGCAGATAAAGATTCATTCTTTGAAAAAATAGACAAAATTTTAGAAAGACAATAA
- a CDS encoding DedA family protein: MTTWLTQFIESFGYIAIILLIAVENIFPPIPSEVILTLGGFLVSGTKLTLIGVILASTLGSVIGAIILFSISRNLTLPRLEKLLETKLFKLLGFKKDDAQKAINWFDKHGIGAIFYGRCIPVVRSLISIPAGIAHVGWTKFLILTTLGSLVWNSVLVGLGHYMGKNWQVVVRIFDDYTLVIIALLLILFIYFGIKWYKTRIKK, encoded by the coding sequence ATGACAACTTGGTTAACACAATTTATCGAAAGCTTTGGCTATATTGCCATTATTCTTTTAATTGCCGTTGAAAATATTTTCCCTCCAATTCCCTCTGAGGTAATTTTGACACTAGGAGGTTTCTTAGTTAGTGGAACAAAGTTAACTCTAATTGGAGTTATCCTTGCGTCTACTCTAGGTTCAGTTATTGGAGCCATTATTTTATTCTCAATTAGTAGAAATCTAACCTTACCGCGCTTAGAGAAACTACTTGAAACTAAACTATTTAAACTTCTAGGTTTCAAAAAAGACGATGCACAAAAAGCGATTAACTGGTTTGACAAACACGGAATTGGCGCAATTTTTTATGGTCGCTGTATTCCAGTTGTTAGAAGTTTAATCTCCATTCCTGCAGGTATTGCCCATGTTGGCTGGACTAAGTTTTTAATTTTAACTACTTTGGGAAGTTTAGTTTGGAACAGTGTTTTAGTTGGATTAGGACACTATATGGGAAAAAACTGGCAAGTTGTAGTCAGAATCTTCGATGACTACACGCTCGTAATTATTGCCCTTTTATTAATTTTATTTATTTACTTCGGGATTAAATGGTACAAAACTAGAATCAAGAAGTAG